A region of the Micromonospora sediminicola genome:
CATTCGTGACAGAACCCCGCCAGACCGGCGCCGACGTTCGCTCGCTCACCGACACCCTGATCGCCCACGCGCAGAGCGCCGGCGGCCAGCTCACGTCGGCCCAGCTCGCGCGCACCGTCGAGTCCGCTGAGGTGACCCCGGCCCAGGCCAAGAAGATTCTCCGTGCGCTCTCCGAGGCGGGCGTGACGGTGGTCGTGGACGGCTCGGCGAGCACCCGCCGCCCGCGGGTCGCCGCGGCCCGGTCCGCCACCCCGGCCTCCCGGGCGACCACCGCCAAGACCACCAAGAAGGCCGCCGCGCCCGCCCCGAAGCAGGCGCCCGCCGCCGAGGAGTCCCCGGCGCCGGCCCCGCGGAAGGCGACGGCGCGCAAGGCCGCCGGCACCACCGCCGACGTGGCCGCCAAGGCCGCCGCCCCGGCGAAGGCCACCAAGGCGACCCGGGCCACCAAGGCCACCGTGGCCGCCAAGACCGCCGCGGCGAAGTCCGGCAAGGCCGGCGCCAAGGGCGAGGGCGCCGAGGGCGAGATCGACCCGGAGGAGCTGGCCGCCGAGATCGAGGACGTCGTGGTCGAGGAGCCGGCCGAGCTGACCCAGGCCGCCGAGGCCGACGCCGCCAGCTCCGCCACCGACAACGACTTCGAGTGGGACGACGAGGAGTCCGAGGCGCTCAAGCAGGCGCGCCGGGACGCCGAGCTGACCGCCTCCGCCGACTCGGTCCGGGCCTACCTCAAGCAGATCGGCAAGGTGCCGCTGCTCAACGCCGAGCAGGAGGTCGAGCTCGCCAAGCGGATCGAGGCCGGCCTCTACGCCGCCGAGCGGCTGCGCGCCGCCGACGAGGGCGAGGAGAAGCTGGTCCGCGACCTGCAGCGCGACCTGATGTGGATCTCCCGGGACGGTGAGCGGGCCAAGAACCACCTGCTGGAGGCCAACCTCCGCCTGGTGGTCTCGCTGGCCAAGCGCTACACCGGACGCGGCATGGCCTTCCTCGACCTGATCCAGGAGGGCAACCTCGGCCTGATCCGCGCGGTCGAGAAGTTCGACTACACCAAGGGCTACAAGTTCTCCACGTACGCCACCTGGTGGATCCGCCAGGCCATCACCCGCGCCATGGCCGACCAGGCCCGCACCATCCGCATCCCGGTGCACATGGTCGAGGTGATCAACAAGCTCGGCCGGATCCAGCGCGAGCTGCTCCAGGACCTGGGCCGCGAGCCCACTCCGGAGGAGCTGGCCAAGGAGATGGACATCACACCGGAGAAGGTGCTGGAGATCCAGCAGTACGCCCGGGAGCCCATCTCGCTCGACCAGACCATCGGTGACGAGGGTGACAGCCAGCTCGGCGACTTCATCGAGGACTCCGAGGCCGTGGTGGCGGTCGACGCGGTGTCGTTCTCGCTGCTGCAGGACCAGCTCCAGCAGGTCCTGCAGACGCTGTCCGAGCGCGAGGCGGGCGTGGTACGCCTGCGGTTCGGCCTGACCGACGGTCAGCCGCGCACCCTGGACGAGATCGGCCAGGTGTACGGCGTGACCCGGGAACGCATCCGGCAGATCGAATCCAAGACGATGTCCAAGTTGCGGCACCCCTCGCGTTCCCAGGTGCTCCGCGACTACCTGGACTGACCACCGCACGTCAACTCGTCGTGCCGGTTTGATCACCAGCCGTAGAACACTCATCGGTGATCGGTCGGTTGCCTGTTTGTGATCGTTGACGTGGCACCCTTGGTGCACGGCACACTGTCTTCCACGCCAGGTGTGACCTCGGTCCCCCGCGGGCACACAGGGAAGGCAGGGCCCGAGATGGGTGTTGCACGATAGGTGAGCAACCGAAGAGAGTGTTCATCGGTGACGACCAGAGGAGGAAGGCGATGACCCCGACCCTCACGCCGCCGCCCGAGACGGTGAGCCCCCCGGCCGCCGATGAACGGTGCGACCGCTGCAATGCTGCCGGCAAGCTCCGGATCACTCTGGCGGGTGGGAGCGAGCTGGTGTTCTGTGGGCACCACGCGAACAAGTACGCGGAGGATCTCGTGAAGATCACCGTGCGCTACGCGTCGGACCCGGAGTTCAGCTGGCGTGGCGCCGATCTGATGGCGAACTGAGGTCCGACAGGAAATCCGCAACTCGACATAACCGACCGGAGGCACCCACACGGGTCGCCTCCGGTCGGTTTTTCGTACCCGCGCGCGCAAGGTGTTAACAAGGGGCCCCTGCACTACCGGAGGCGTTAAGAAGGGGCCCTTCCTTACAGGGTCTGCACGGTGGCGATGCGCTCCTCGAGCTGCTCGATCGTGGCCTGGGCGCTGGGCGGGCCACCGCAGATCCGGCGCAACTCGGCGTGGATCTTGCCGTGCGGCTGGCCGGTGCGGTGGTGCCGCGCGGCCACCAGGGCGTTCAGCTGCCGCCGTAGCGCCACCCGACGCTGGGCCGCACTCATCGGTGGGGGCACCGCCGCCGGGGCGGCAGCGGCCGGCTCAGCGGTCCGTAGGGCGGCTCGAAGCTTCTGCGCGGCGAGCTGCTCGGCCTGCCGCTTGGTCAGCAGCAGCGAGACCTGGTCGGCGGTGAGCAACCCGGGCAGGCCGAGGTATTCCTCCTCCTCCGGGGTGCCGGCCTGGGCGGCGGTGCCGAAGGAGGCGCCGTCGAAGATCACCTGGTCCAGCTCGGCGGTGGCGGAGAGCGCCGCGAACCGCTTCTCCAGCTCGCCGCTGGCTCCGTCGTCGCGCTGGGCGCGCTCCAACAGGTCGTCCTCGAAGCCCTCGCGGTCCTTCGGCTTGCCGAGCACGTGGTCCCGCTCGGCCTCCATCTCGCTGGCCAGCCCGAGCAGGTGCGGCACGCTGGGCAGGAAGACCGACGCGGTCTCGCCGGACCGGCGGGCCCGGACGAACCGGCCGATCGCCTGCGCGAAGTAGAGCGGGGTGCTGGCGCTGGTCGCGTACACCCCGACGGCCAGCCGGGGGATGTCCACGCCCTCGGAGACCATCCGCACCGCGACCAGCCACCGCTGCTCGGAGGCCGCGAACGTCGCGATCCGCGCCGAGGCGCCCTGGTCGTCGGAGAGCACCACGGCGGCCTTCTCACCGGTCACCTGCTCCAGCAGCTTCGCGTACGCGCGGGCCACCTGCTGGTCGCTGGCGATGACCAGGCCGCCCGCGTCGGGCATGCCGTTGGCCCGCAGCACGCTGAGCCGGGCGTCGGCGGCGCGCAGCACCTGCGGCATCCAGTCGCCGGCCGGGTCCAGCGCGGTCCGCCACGCCTGGGCGATCAGGTCCTGCGTCATCGGCTCGCCCAGCCGCGCGGCCAACTCGTCGCCGGCATTGGTGCGCCACCGGGTCTCCCCCGAGTAGGCCAGGAACAGCACCGGCCGGACCACGCCGTCGCGCAGCGCGTCGGAGTAGCCGTAGACCGAGTCGGCGCGGGAGCGCAGCAGCCCGTCCCCGCCGCGTTCGTAGCTGATGAACGGGATCGGGTTGTCGTCGGAGCGGAACGGCGTGCCGGTGAGCATCAGCCGGCGTACGGCGGGCTCGAACGCGGCCTTGACGCCGTCGCCCCAGGTGCGCGCGTC
Encoded here:
- a CDS encoding RNA polymerase sigma factor, which codes for MTEPRQTGADVRSLTDTLIAHAQSAGGQLTSAQLARTVESAEVTPAQAKKILRALSEAGVTVVVDGSASTRRPRVAAARSATPASRATTAKTTKKAAAPAPKQAPAAEESPAPAPRKATARKAAGTTADVAAKAAAPAKATKATRATKATVAAKTAAAKSGKAGAKGEGAEGEIDPEELAAEIEDVVVEEPAELTQAAEADAASSATDNDFEWDDEESEALKQARRDAELTASADSVRAYLKQIGKVPLLNAEQEVELAKRIEAGLYAAERLRAADEGEEKLVRDLQRDLMWISRDGERAKNHLLEANLRLVVSLAKRYTGRGMAFLDLIQEGNLGLIRAVEKFDYTKGYKFSTYATWWIRQAITRAMADQARTIRIPVHMVEVINKLGRIQRELLQDLGREPTPEELAKEMDITPEKVLEIQQYAREPISLDQTIGDEGDSQLGDFIEDSEAVVAVDAVSFSLLQDQLQQVLQTLSEREAGVVRLRFGLTDGQPRTLDEIGQVYGVTRERIRQIESKTMSKLRHPSRSQVLRDYLD
- a CDS encoding DUF7455 domain-containing protein encodes the protein MTPTLTPPPETVSPPAADERCDRCNAAGKLRITLAGGSELVFCGHHANKYAEDLVKITVRYASDPEFSWRGADLMAN
- a CDS encoding DEAD/DEAH box helicase codes for the protein MPALDTFPPLRAWQRKAMVEYLRRRAEDFTAVATPGAGKTTFALRIAAELLADGTVEAVTVVAPTEHLKTQWAQAAARVGIQLDAAFRNADLHSAADFHGAVVTYAQVGMAPQVHRRRTMTRRTLVILDEIHHAGDARTWGDGVKAAFEPAVRRLMLTGTPFRSDDNPIPFISYERGGDGLLRSRADSVYGYSDALRDGVVRPVLFLAYSGETRWRTNAGDELAARLGEPMTQDLIAQAWRTALDPAGDWMPQVLRAADARLSVLRANGMPDAGGLVIASDQQVARAYAKLLEQVTGEKAAVVLSDDQGASARIATFAASEQRWLVAVRMVSEGVDIPRLAVGVYATSASTPLYFAQAIGRFVRARRSGETASVFLPSVPHLLGLASEMEAERDHVLGKPKDREGFEDDLLERAQRDDGASGELEKRFAALSATAELDQVIFDGASFGTAAQAGTPEEEEYLGLPGLLTADQVSLLLTKRQAEQLAAQKLRAALRTAEPAAAAPAAVPPPMSAAQRRVALRRQLNALVAARHHRTGQPHGKIHAELRRICGGPPSAQATIEQLEERIATVQTL